In Pontiella desulfatans, one DNA window encodes the following:
- a CDS encoding O-methyltransferase: MKNPLLLFFVVSLIAVQAQRPPRGADPSLFQSATLPQTEVEQRIMKVLDDLDRNHRRGNMNVPVEDGRLLRLLAESMNAQHVVEIGTSNGYSGLWFLMALQKTGGHLTTYDIDRGRADQALANFKRAGVEKDVTLVFGDAHEKVLELGDTPIDIVFLDADKDGYIDYLKKLMPKIRPGGLVVAHNMNTRQAHPPFVEAITTDPKLETLFVHMDAAGVSISMKKR; encoded by the coding sequence ATGAAAAACCCATTGTTGCTGTTCTTCGTTGTTTCCTTGATCGCCGTCCAGGCGCAGCGCCCGCCGCGGGGGGCGGACCCATCGTTGTTCCAGTCCGCAACCCTTCCGCAGACCGAGGTGGAGCAGCGGATCATGAAGGTGCTCGACGATCTGGATCGGAACCATCGGCGCGGAAACATGAACGTACCGGTCGAGGACGGGCGCCTGTTGCGCCTGCTGGCCGAATCGATGAACGCGCAGCATGTGGTCGAGATCGGCACATCCAACGGCTATTCCGGCCTCTGGTTCCTGATGGCGCTGCAAAAGACCGGCGGGCACCTGACGACCTATGACATCGACCGTGGCCGTGCCGATCAGGCGCTGGCCAACTTCAAGCGCGCCGGGGTGGAAAAGGACGTCACCTTGGTTTTCGGCGATGCACATGAAAAGGTGCTCGAACTCGGCGATACTCCGATCGATATCGTGTTCCTTGATGCGGACAAGGATGGCTACATCGATTATCTCAAAAAGCTCATGCCCAAAATCCGTCCGGGGGGATTGGTCGTTGCCCACAACATGAACACGCGCCAGGCGCATCCCCCGTTCGTGGAGGCCATCACAACCGATCCCAAGCTTGAAACCCTGTTTGTGCATATGGATGCGGCAGGGGTTTCCATCAGCATGAAGAAGCGTTGA
- a CDS encoding APC family permease has product MKAPAKALSLFDSTCIIVGIIIGAGIYETTPTVAACMGGWGGTMAVWLAGGLLALCGALCYAELATAYPRQGGDVVYLSRAYGSWAGFMFGWSQMAIIRPGDIALMAFVFARYAATLYSPFPAMGTAYAAGAVVALTLVNMVGVRAGRIAQNILTVVKLAGLLFIVAVGFLAPGADAAPVGAAFSSDGFKLAMILVLFTYGGWNEMAYVAAEIKDPQRNIVRALVLGTVAVAATYLLANAAFLHALGFQGMAASGAVAVDAVAMLMPGGAERLVAVLICISALGAVNGLVFTGARISYAMGTGHRVFNWLGAWHPSLGTPVAALALQGVLALAIVLLAGSFIETILYSAPAVWLFFLATGLALFRLRRKDAQVQRPFKVVAYPVVPLLFCGAALFMFYSSVSYAVAGKPIGLLLLLGIVAAGGGLCWRNSKNGPPPESD; this is encoded by the coding sequence GTGAAGGCACCTGCCAAAGCGCTGTCGTTGTTCGATTCCACCTGCATTATTGTCGGGATCATCATTGGCGCGGGGATCTATGAAACCACGCCAACGGTGGCGGCCTGCATGGGGGGATGGGGCGGGACGATGGCGGTTTGGCTGGCGGGCGGATTGCTGGCGTTGTGCGGTGCGCTTTGCTACGCCGAGCTCGCCACGGCCTATCCCAGGCAGGGTGGCGACGTGGTCTATCTATCCCGCGCCTACGGTTCGTGGGCCGGATTCATGTTTGGCTGGAGCCAGATGGCCATCATTCGTCCGGGCGACATTGCGCTGATGGCGTTTGTCTTTGCCCGCTATGCCGCCACCCTCTATTCGCCATTCCCGGCGATGGGCACGGCTTATGCCGCGGGTGCCGTTGTTGCACTGACCCTCGTCAACATGGTCGGCGTACGCGCAGGCCGGATTGCGCAGAACATTCTGACCGTGGTGAAACTGGCCGGGCTGCTGTTCATCGTTGCGGTGGGCTTTTTGGCCCCCGGTGCCGATGCGGCTCCGGTTGGAGCCGCCTTTTCGTCCGATGGATTCAAGTTGGCCATGATTCTCGTGCTGTTCACCTACGGCGGTTGGAATGAAATGGCGTATGTGGCCGCCGAAATAAAGGATCCCCAGCGCAACATTGTCCGTGCGCTGGTGCTGGGCACGGTCGCGGTGGCCGCAACCTATCTGCTGGCCAACGCCGCCTTCCTGCATGCGCTGGGTTTCCAGGGCATGGCTGCTTCCGGCGCGGTGGCGGTGGATGCGGTTGCAATGCTCATGCCCGGGGGGGCGGAACGCTTGGTTGCCGTGCTCATCTGCATTTCCGCCCTGGGGGCGGTGAACGGGCTGGTCTTTACCGGGGCACGGATTTCGTATGCCATGGGAACCGGCCATCGTGTTTTCAACTGGTTGGGCGCCTGGCACCCTTCGCTCGGGACACCGGTTGCCGCATTGGCCTTGCAGGGGGTTCTTGCCCTGGCCATCGTGCTGCTGGCCGGATCGTTCATCGAAACCATCCTCTACAGCGCCCCCGCCGTTTGGCTCTTCTTCCTGGCGACGGGATTGGCGCTCTTCCGGTTGCGGAGGAAGGATGCGCAGGTGCAACGCCCCTTCAAGGTTGTGGCCTATCCCGTTGTGCCCCTTCTTTTTTGCGGCGCGGCCCTCTTCATGTTCTACAGCTCGGTGTCGTATGCCGTGGCCGGCAAACCCATCGGGTTGTTGCTGTTGCTGGGCATTGTGGCCGCGGGTGGGGGGCTGTGCTGGCGGAACTCGAAAAACGGGCCGCCGCCGGAGTCGGATTAG
- a CDS encoding IS630 transposase-related protein → MSTLSLDLRQRILATYDAGEGTRQDIADRYKVSLGMVKKLLSQRKRTGDIAPLHSHSGRKPYFTQEHRKQMKTLIDRQPDITLWEIREQLELDCTLPAIHYVLKDMGMSFKKNASRQRARARRRETRTG, encoded by the coding sequence ATGAGCACTCTATCACTGGATCTACGCCAGAGAATTCTGGCCACCTACGATGCCGGAGAAGGAACCCGGCAGGACATTGCTGACCGATACAAGGTATCGCTTGGTATGGTAAAGAAGCTCCTCTCGCAACGGAAGCGAACCGGCGATATCGCCCCGCTTCACAGCCATTCAGGAAGAAAACCCTACTTCACCCAAGAGCACCGGAAGCAGATGAAAACGCTGATTGATCGGCAACCTGATATCACGTTGTGGGAGATCCGAGAGCAACTGGAGCTCGATTGCACGCTGCCTGCCATTCACTATGTACTCAAGGACATGGGGATGAGCTTTAAAAAAAACGCTTCACGCCAGCGAGCAAGGGCGCGAAGACGTGAAACTCGCACGGGCTGA